The Acidobacteriota bacterium genome has a window encoding:
- a CDS encoding 2-oxo acid dehydrogenase subunit E2 — MSTEFKLPELGENVSSAEVLRVLVTAGETVAREQPVLELETDKATVEVPSSVEGTVTEVLVKAGDRLEVGQVVLVVGEPAREAAGGAKATASSRDDEKAPAEARGARDAPADEPSASPADRVEASATAPSPDDATDEAVAVEFVLPELGEGVASADVLRVLVGPGDRIRRDQPVLELETDKATVEVPSTVEGTVTDVRVEAGGKIAVGDVVLVVEGRTSGAPTKGRADRTRAERPEEAGPDDAGAAGDAPGPERRATRPAPPDKPGMLADMLEEEAAARQPAGWTETAEPAEHAPGRRVPAAASPTVRRAARELGVDIYAVAGTGPGGRISVDDVKAHVKRIMLAGGPAARAGAAPGRAPSPLPDFAKWGPIERQPMRGVRRKTAEHLSEAWWQIPHVTQCDLADVTELEQLRARFGKRAEAAGGKLTVTAVVLRVVASALRVFPQFNASIDMAKSEIVLKQYVHIGVAVDTDRGLLVPVIRDVDRKNIVQLSRELAEAAERARTRKITIEEMEGGSFTITNLGGIGGTYFTPIVNHPEVAILGLSRARTEPVWRDGAFVPRLMLPLSLSYDHRVIDGADAIRFLRWIVEALEQPFLLSLQG, encoded by the coding sequence GTGTCGACCGAATTCAAGCTGCCCGAACTGGGCGAGAACGTGTCGAGCGCCGAGGTGCTGCGCGTCCTCGTCACGGCGGGGGAGACCGTCGCGCGCGAGCAGCCGGTGCTCGAGCTCGAGACCGACAAGGCCACCGTGGAGGTGCCGTCGAGCGTCGAGGGCACCGTGACCGAGGTACTGGTGAAGGCCGGCGACCGCCTCGAGGTGGGCCAGGTCGTCCTCGTGGTGGGCGAGCCCGCGCGCGAGGCGGCTGGAGGGGCGAAGGCCACCGCGTCCTCGCGAGACGACGAGAAGGCACCCGCCGAGGCGCGGGGAGCGCGTGACGCGCCGGCGGACGAACCCTCCGCGTCACCGGCCGATCGCGTCGAAGCGTCCGCCACCGCGCCATCCCCGGACGACGCCACCGACGAGGCCGTTGCCGTGGAGTTCGTCCTGCCGGAGCTCGGCGAGGGCGTCGCGTCGGCCGACGTGCTGCGGGTGCTGGTCGGACCGGGCGATCGCATCCGGCGCGATCAGCCGGTGCTCGAACTCGAAACCGACAAGGCCACGGTCGAAGTGCCTTCGACCGTCGAGGGGACGGTCACCGACGTGCGCGTCGAGGCCGGCGGCAAGATCGCGGTCGGCGACGTCGTCCTCGTCGTCGAGGGCCGCACCTCCGGGGCGCCGACGAAAGGCCGGGCTGACAGAACTCGCGCCGAACGTCCAGAGGAGGCCGGTCCGGACGACGCCGGTGCGGCAGGCGATGCGCCCGGGCCTGAACGGCGCGCGACGCGCCCGGCCCCGCCCGACAAGCCGGGGATGCTCGCCGACATGCTCGAGGAAGAGGCGGCGGCCCGCCAGCCAGCGGGCTGGACCGAGACGGCCGAGCCGGCCGAACACGCGCCCGGACGTCGCGTGCCGGCCGCCGCATCGCCGACCGTGCGTCGCGCGGCACGCGAGCTCGGTGTCGACATCTACGCCGTCGCCGGTACCGGCCCCGGGGGACGCATCTCGGTCGACGACGTCAAGGCGCACGTGAAACGCATCATGCTGGCCGGCGGCCCGGCGGCACGCGCGGGGGCGGCGCCCGGGCGCGCGCCGTCGCCGCTGCCCGACTTCGCCAAGTGGGGCCCCATCGAGCGGCAGCCCATGCGCGGCGTCCGTCGGAAGACCGCCGAGCACCTGAGCGAGGCGTGGTGGCAGATCCCCCACGTCACGCAGTGCGACCTCGCCGACGTCACCGAGCTCGAGCAGCTTCGTGCACGATTCGGCAAGCGGGCCGAGGCCGCCGGCGGGAAGCTGACCGTGACGGCCGTGGTGCTCAGGGTCGTCGCGTCGGCCCTCCGCGTGTTCCCGCAGTTCAACGCGTCGATCGACATGGCGAAGAGCGAGATCGTCCTCAAGCAGTACGTGCACATCGGGGTCGCGGTCGACACCGATCGCGGGCTGCTCGTGCCGGTCATCCGCGACGTCGACCGGAAGAACATCGTCCAGTTGTCGCGGGAGCTGGCAGAGGCGGCCGAGCGCGCCCGCACGCGAAAGATCACGATCGAGGAGATGGAGGGCGGGTCGTTCACGATCACCAACCTCGGCGGCATCGGGGGGACGTACTTCACCCCCATCGTCAATCACCCCGAGGTGGCCATCCTCGGGCTCTCGCGGGCGCGTACCGAGCCGGTTTGGCGCGACGGCGCGTTCGTGCCGCGGTTGATGCTGCCGCTCTCGCTCTCCTACGACCACCGGGTCATCGATGGCGCGGACGCGATCCGCTTCCTGCGCTGGATCGTCGAGGCCCTCGAACAACCGTTCCTTCTGTCGCTCCAGGGATAG
- the lpdA gene encoding dihydrolipoyl dehydrogenase: MSTSTTQLAVIGGGPGGYAAAFLGADLGLEVTLIDQEKNPGGVCLYRGCIPSKALLHVAKLLAEARHASAWGIEFGEPVIDLDRLRGFKQGVVDRLTGGLGQLTRQRKIRFLQGRASIVNATTLDVALKEGGTEQVRFAHAVIATGSRPAAVPGLSLDSPRVLDSTSALDLPDVPKRLLVVGGGYIGLELGTVYAALGAEVSVVEMMPGLLPGADRDLVNVLAKRVERMCRAVMLDTKVVAMREEADGLHVTFEGKSAPDGPQVFDKVLVSVGRQPNSEVPGLDRTRVKVNGRGFIEVDAQRRTAEPTIFAIGDVAGDPMLAHKATAEGRLAAEVIAGKKRAYEPQAIPAVVFTDPELAWCGVTETEAKAQGLDVEVSRFPWAASGRAMTLDRTDGLTKLVVERESGRVLGMGVVGAGAGELIAEGVLAVEMGALVSDLGLSIHPHPTLSETIMEAADAFFGHATHIHRPRRA, translated from the coding sequence ATGTCCACGTCCACGACCCAGCTGGCCGTCATCGGAGGCGGCCCGGGCGGCTACGCCGCTGCCTTCCTCGGCGCCGATCTCGGCCTCGAGGTCACGCTGATCGACCAGGAGAAGAACCCGGGAGGCGTGTGCCTCTACCGCGGGTGCATTCCCTCGAAGGCCCTGCTGCACGTGGCGAAACTGCTGGCGGAGGCGCGCCACGCCTCCGCGTGGGGCATCGAGTTCGGCGAGCCGGTCATCGACCTCGACCGGCTCCGCGGCTTCAAGCAGGGCGTGGTCGACCGGCTGACCGGCGGCCTCGGCCAGCTCACCCGGCAGCGCAAGATCCGTTTCCTGCAGGGCCGGGCGTCGATCGTGAACGCGACGACGCTGGACGTCGCGTTGAAGGAGGGCGGGACCGAGCAGGTGAGGTTCGCGCACGCCGTGATCGCCACCGGGTCGCGCCCGGCGGCGGTGCCTGGCCTCTCGCTCGACAGCCCGCGGGTGCTCGACTCGACCTCGGCGCTCGACCTGCCCGACGTGCCGAAGCGGCTGCTGGTCGTTGGCGGAGGCTATATCGGCCTCGAGCTCGGCACCGTATACGCCGCGCTCGGCGCCGAGGTGTCGGTCGTCGAGATGATGCCGGGCCTGTTGCCAGGGGCCGACCGCGATCTCGTCAACGTCCTGGCGAAGCGGGTCGAGCGCATGTGCCGCGCCGTGATGCTCGACACGAAGGTCGTGGCCATGCGCGAGGAGGCCGACGGGCTGCACGTGACCTTCGAGGGCAAGAGCGCGCCCGACGGGCCTCAGGTGTTCGACAAGGTGCTCGTGTCGGTCGGTCGCCAGCCCAACTCCGAAGTGCCCGGGCTCGACCGCACGCGCGTGAAGGTGAACGGGCGAGGCTTCATCGAGGTCGACGCCCAGCGTCGCACGGCGGAGCCGACGATCTTCGCCATCGGGGATGTCGCCGGCGACCCCATGCTCGCGCACAAGGCCACCGCTGAAGGACGTCTCGCCGCCGAGGTCATCGCCGGCAAGAAGCGCGCCTACGAACCCCAGGCGATCCCCGCCGTCGTGTTCACGGATCCCGAACTCGCGTGGTGCGGCGTCACCGAGACCGAGGCGAAGGCGCAGGGCCTCGACGTGGAGGTCTCACGCTTCCCGTGGGCGGCGTCCGGCCGCGCGATGACGCTCGACCGCACCGACGGTCTGACCAAGCTCGTCGTCGAGCGCGAGAGCGGCCGCGTGCTCGGCATGGGCGTTGTCGGCGCCGGCGCAGGTGAACTGATTGCCGAGGGCGTGCTCGCCGTGGAGATGGGGGCGCTCGTGTCCGATCTCGGGCTGAGCATCCATCCGCACCCGACCCTGTCGGAGACGATCATGGAGGCGGCCGACGCCTTCTTCGGGCACGCGACGCACATCCACCGGCCGCGACGCGCGTGA